The Glycine soja cultivar W05 chromosome 6, ASM419377v2, whole genome shotgun sequence genome has a window encoding:
- the LOC114415228 gene encoding aspartyl protease AED3-like, producing MHGHQPLYPPTESPTMDVKFGTTLIVIFSVMWLMRVNAIDPCASQPDNSDLNVIPIYSKCSPFKPPKADTWDNRIINMASKDPVRVKYLSTLVSQKTVSTAPIASGQAFNIGNYVVRVKLGTPGQLLFMVLDTSTDEAFVPCSGCTGCSDTTFSPKASTSYGPLDCSVPQCGQVRGLSCPATGTGACSFNQSYAGSSFSATLVQDALRLATDVIPYYSFGCVNAITGASVPAQGLLGLGRGPLSLLSQSGSNYSGIFSYCLPSFKSYYFSGSLKLGPVGQPKSIRTTPLLRSPHRPSLYYVNFTGISVGRVLVPFPSEYLGFNPNTGSGTIIDSGTVITRFVEPVYNAVREEFRKQVGGTTFTSIGAFDTCFVKTYETLAPPITLHFEGLDLKLPLENSLIHSSAGSLACLAMAAAPDNVNSVLNVIANFQQQNLRILFDIVNNKVGIAREVCN from the coding sequence ATGCATGGACACCAACCATTATATCCCCCCACCGAGTCACCAACCATGGACGTTAAGTTTGGCACCACATTAATAGTTATTTTCTCCGTAATGTGGCTCATGAGGGTGAATGCCATTGACCCTTGTGCCTCTCAACCGGATAATTCGGACCTCAACGTGATTCCCATCTACAGCAAATGCTCACCGTTCAAACCACCCAAGGCAGACACATGGGACAACAGAATTATAAACATGGCCTCAAAAGACCCAGTCCGAGTGAAATACTTGTCCACCTTAGTGAGTCAAAAGACAGTCTCCACGGCCCCAATCGCTTCGGGCCAGGCCTTCAACATCGGCAACTATGTGGTGAGGGTCAAATTGGGAACACCCGGTCAACTTTTGTTCATGGTCCTCGACACCAGCACTGACGAGGCCTTCGTACCCTGCTCGGGCTGCACTGGCTGCTCCGACACCACTTTCTCGCCCAAAGCCTCAACCAGTTACGGCCCATTAGACTGCTCCGTCCCCCAGTGCGGACAGGTCCGTGGGCTTTCTTGCCCCGCCACGGGAACCGGCGCGTGCTCCTTCAACCAATCCTACGCGGGCTCATCTTTCTCCGCCACCCTAGTCCAAGACGCATTAAGATTGGCAACTGATGTTATCCCCTACTACTCCTTCGGCTGCGTCAACGCCATCACCGGAGCCTCGGTCCCTGCCCAAGGGCTTTTGGGCCTTGGCCGAGGCCCGTTGTCCTTGCTCTCCCAATCCGGGTCAAATTACTCGGGCATATTCTCTTACTGTCTCCCCAGTTTCAAGTCCTACTACTTCTCCGGGTCGCTCAAGCTGGGGCCCGTGGGCCAGCCCAAGAGCATTCGTACCACTCCGCTTCTTCGCAGCCCGCACCGTCCTTCTCTTTACTACGTGAACTTCACCGGGATCAGCGTGGGGCGCGTCCTGGTACCCTTTCCCAGCGAGTATCTTGGGTTTAACCCGAACACTGGATCCGGAACCATAATTGATTCGGGCACGGTGATAACCCGGTTCGTGGAGCCCGTTTACAACGCGGTGAGGGAGGAGTTCAGGAAGCAGGTAGGGGGAACTACATTCACGAGCATTGGAGCTTTCGACACGTGTTTCGTGAAAACCTACGAAACGCTGGCGCCGCCAATTACGCTGCACTTcgaggggttggacctgaagcTGCCGTTGGAGAACAGCTTGATTCATAGCAGCGCGGGTTCGTTGGCGTGTCTTGCGATGGCGGCGGCACCCGACAATGTGAACTCGGTATTGAACGTCATTGCCAACTTTCAGCAACAGAACCTTAGGATTTTGTTTGATATCGTCAATAATAAAGTTGGCATAGCCCGTGAGGTTTGTAACTAG
- the LOC114415230 gene encoding uncharacterized protein LOC114415230 — protein sequence MMKTRYRLPLLAFFAFASFIFITRSSLLEKISSTMPEYSFNTDQVLSILFRELTNNQEKMVFLGNNEPNLVVAAPRKLCGYMPEAKKVALQKLEDVLLEPPRASSGKSRKYLKRTRFLPDLMNDSLEKYPRRVFIDVGVPEKDGGSGMEWFSKNYPTRNQKFEMYNIETVAEESSSSSLSPGKEQIEMSDWVRKNVKEEEYVVMKAEAEVVEEMMKSKSIGLVDELFLECKPKRENRSSGNSSRRAYWECLALYGKLRDEGVAVHQWWG from the coding sequence ATGATGAAAACACGTTATCGCTTGCCGCTTTTGGCATTCTTCGCATTCGCTTCCTTCATATTCATAACGAGATCATCCCTGCTTGAAAAAATCTCTTCCACCATGCCTGAATATTCCTTCAACACCGACCAGGTTCTGTCAATTCTATTTCGCGAATTGACCAACAACCAAGAGAAAATGGTTTTCCTCGGCAACAACGAGCCGAACCTGGTGGTGGCTGCGCCGAGGAAGCTATGCGGTTACATGCCGGAGGCGAAGAAAGTGGCGTTGCAGAAGCTCGAGGACGTGCTACTGGAGCCGCCAAGAGCGTCTTCAGGGAAGTCACGAAAGTACTTAAAACGCACGCGGTTCTTGCCGGATTTGATGAATGATTCTCTGGAGAAATACCCTCGCCGCGTTTTCATCGACGTGGGGGTGCCGGAGAAGGACGGTGGGAGTGGAATGGAGTGGTTTTCGAAGAATTACCCGACGAGGAACCAGAAGTTTGAGATGTATAACATAGAGACGGTGGCGGAGGAGTCGTCATCGTCGTCGTTGTCGCCGGGGAAGGAGCAAATAGAGATGTCGGATTGGGTTCGGAAGAACGTGAAGGAGGAGGAGTACGTGGTGATGAAAGCCGAGGCGGAAGTGGTAGAGGAGATGATGAAGAGCAAATCCATTGGGCTGGTGGACGAGCTTTTCTTGGAGTGTAAGCCAAAACGCGAGAACAGAAGCTCAGGGAATTCCAGCCGAAGGGCCTATTGGGAGTGCTTGGCTTTGTATGGCAAGTTAAGGGACGAGGGTGTTGCAGTGCACCAGTGGTGGGGTTAG
- the LOC114415227 gene encoding ubiquitin carboxyl-terminal hydrolase 16-like isoform X2 — protein sequence MSTARRFLPLRPIYALCVIFPPPRAALSANPFATGHKLECRPPSTTHQSDGATSDLGSKVVEQGYSGIHVGKSESEGKECKIASERPPIFDICFSPKVSSGKDANIRVESLAEGNITDSNSELSSNSFSGFSASTGSSDSSDGSSVCESIISNEHDGSEGHTFVDPTLDIPDNTIDDSMGVTMSSSPKFATLVDSVDGFSTMRKLNHTGPGFSKEESKLASNGNSGSSMWKGKTIEPSTVFSGFWDKALDSRGIKDDTKNDTYPSCSDESTGKKTASESSFHFPFSTMPPLHVRDTKTNDSVSDDAFPNCIGNNMASSGSASSENDNMNSSKGRNFSFINSKVSNVRSYVTPSGSESDQLESKESSGPPLSSFSPQPSSVGKNSVCADALSFHNSQSTGSSNLVVANGGSTLKSTEIGCLTCELADSNLASVTEEHHSSTKQGNNDIESGTRAVTSSQVASCSANSKSGLKTSVLKVVDQFRGSNLSKHFPLVVGSDLAGRRNDKSFFPYELFVKLYNSNKVELCPFGLVNCGNSCYANAVLQCLAFTPPLTAYLLQGLHLKSCANKKWCFTCEFERLILKSKDTKSAVSPMGIISHLQNIGSQLGNGREEDAHEFLRHVIDTMQSVCLTEAGVNASGSLEEDTTLMGQTFGGYLRSKIKCMRCGGKSEHQERMMDLTVEIEGEITTLVEALRRFTSTETLDGENKYHCVRCKSYEKAKKKLTVSEAPNVLTVALKRFQSGKFGKLNKPIQFPEILNLAPFMSGTSDKSPIYRLYGVVVHLDVMNASFSGHYVCYVKNIQNKWSKVDDSVVTAVELDRVLTKGAYILFYARCSPRAPRLIRNRILSPDSKSKVSGKTLTTKARYISTNSGVSEHANSSISSDDSPALASFYSKFHHLKRILEEDSSSDNSSLISSNSDEGSCSTDSTRDSTNTDDFSEYLFGDSGNGWSSVWRNSDSDTSSSSSSSPLNWGHSPLSDVDRYDSVSPVAAGLRGIDVSRLSFNTTLQHRKLDSSRINSNSSSRETDSFMKLGSNHFNDIDSGVLCRKPGKRTD from the exons ATGAGTACGGCACGGCGGTTTCTGCCGCTCCGACCAATCTATGCGCTGTGTGTTATTTTCCCGCCACCGCGCGCTGCGCTCAGTGCAAATCCGTTCGCTACTG GTCACAAGTTAGAATGCCGTCCTCCCAGCACAACTCACCAGAGTGATGGTGCAACGAGTGATCTTGGCAGCAAGGTAGTAGAGCAAGGCTATTCTGGAATCCATGTTGGGAAGTCTGAAAGTGAAGGCAAAGAATGTAAAATAGCCTCTGAAAGGCCCCCAATTTTTGATATCTGCTTTTCTCCAAAAGTTTCATCTGGAAAGGATGCAAATATTAGAGTTGAGTCTCTTGCAGAGGGAAATATAACAGATTCTAATTCTGAATTGTCCAGTAACTCATTTTCTGGATTCTCAGCTTCCACGGGTTCTAGTGATTCATCTGATGGTTCCTCTGTATGTGAGAGCATCATCTCAAATGAGCATGACGGATCAGAGGGACATACTTTTGTTGATCCCACCCTTGACATTCCTGATAACACTATTGATGATAGCATGGGTGTAACCATGTCTTCTTCACCAAAGTTTGCTACTTTGGTTGATTCAGTAGATGGTTTTTCTACAATGCGTAAATTAAATCATACTGGACCTGGTTTTAGTAAAGAAGAGAGTAAGCTTGCATCAAATGGTAATTCAGGTTCAAGTATGTGGAAGGGGAAAACAATTGAGCCTTCTACGGTGTTTTCGGGATTCTGGGATAAAGCTCTTGATTCAAGAGGGATTAAAGATGATACTAAGAATGACACTTACCCATCCTGTTCTGATGAATCCACAGGCAAAAAGACTGCTTCTGAATCTTCATTTCACTTTCCATTCAGTACCATGCCTCCTTTGCATGTACGAGATACCAAGACAAATGATTCTGTATCTGATGATGCTTTTCCAAACTGTATTGGGAACAATATGGCAAGTTCAGGATCAGCATCGTCTGAGAATGACAACATGAATTCTTCGAAGGGGAGGAATTTCTCGTTCATCAACAGCAAAGTTTCCAATGTTAGGAGTTATGTTACTCCAAGTGGTTCTGAGTCTGATCAATTGGAATCTAAAGAAAGCTCTGGGCCACCTTTATCATCTTTCTCCCCTCAGCCCTCCAGTGTTGGCAAAAATTCAGTTTGTGCGGATGCTTTGAGCTTCCATAACTCTCAATCAACTGGCTCATCCAATCTTGTTGTGGCCAACGGTGGGAGCACCTTGAAGTCCACTGAAATTGGTTGCCTGACTTGTGAACTTGCTGATTCTAATTTAGCTTCTGTAACTGAAGAACATCATTCCAGTACAAAACAAGGGAATAATGACATTGAATCTGGCACTCGAGCTGTCACTTCCTCTCAGGTTGCTAGCTGTTCTGCAAATTCTAAGAGTGGCTTGAAAACATctgttttgaaagttgttgatCAGTTTAGAGGATCAAATCTGTCAAAGCACTTTCCATTAGTTGTTGGGAGTGATCTTGCTGGAAGACGTAATGACAAG AGTTTTTTCCCTTATGAATTGTTTGTCAAGCTTTATAACTCGAACAAGGTGGAGTTATGCCCATTTGGTCTTGTAAATTGTGGAAACAG ttgTTACGCTAATGCTGTACTTCAGTGCTTAGCATTTACACCACCTCTGACTGCTTATTTGCTTCAAGGATTACATTTGAAATCAT GTGCAAATAAAAAATGGTGTTTCACCTGTGAATTTGAAAGATTGATATTGAAGTCAAAGGACACAAAATCTGCTGTGTCTCCTATGGGCATAATCTCCCATCTACAGAATATTGGGAGTCAGCTTGGTAATGGAAGAGAAGAAGATGCACATGAATTTCTtag GCATGTTATTGACACAATGCAATCTGTTTGCCTTACGGAAGCTGGAGTTAATGCATCGGGCTCATTAGAAGAGGACACTACTTTAATGGGTCAAACATTTGGAGGTTACCTTCGATCAAAG ataaaatgcatgagatGTGGAGGGAAGTCTGAGCATCAGGAAAGGATGATGGATCTGACTGTTGAGATAGAAGGCGAAATAACAACCCTGGTGGAGGCCCTTCGACGATTTACAAGCACTGAGACTTTGGATGGGGAAAACAAGTACCACtgtgtcag aTGTAAATCATATGAGAAGGCCAAGAAGAAGCTGACAGTTTCAGAGGCCCCGAATGTTCTTACAGTTGCATTAAAGAGATTTCAG TCTGGGAAATTTGGGAAGCTCAACAAGCCTATTCAATTTCCTGAAATACTTAACTTGGCACCTTTCATGAGTGGGACTAGTGATAAATCACCCATATACAGATTGTATGGGGTAGTTGTTCACTTAGATGTCATGAATGCTTCCTTTTCGGGTCACTATGTGTGCTATGTGAAGAATATCCAAAACAAGTGGTCCAAGGTTGATGACAGTGTG GTGACAGCTGTTGAATTGGATAGAGTCTTGACTAAAGGAGCATATATACTTTTCTATGCAAG GTGCTCGCCAAGGGCCCCAAGATTAATTAGGAACAGAATACTGTCCCCAGATTCAAAAAGTAAAGTCAGTGGAAAGACTCTTACAACAAAAGCAAGATATATATCTACAAATTCTGGTGTTTCTGAACATGCCAATAGTTCCATTTCTTCAGATGACTCACCTGCCTTAGCCTCTTTCTATTCAAAGTTTCACCACCTGAAAAGGATTTTGGAAGAAGACTCGTCAAGTGATAATTCATCCCTTATTAGCAGCAACTCTGATGAAGGTTCTTGTAGTACAGATAGCACCCGTGATTCAACCAACACAGATGACTTCTCCGAATATCTTTTTGGTGATTCAGGGAATGGTTGGAGTAGTGTGTGGAGGAATTCTGATTCTGACAcatcctcctcctcctcatctTCTCCCTTGAATTGGGGACATTCGCCCCTATCTGATGTGGACCGATATGATTCAGTTTCTCCCGTTGCAGCAGGCTTGCGAGGGATAGATGTTTCTCGTTTGTCTTTTAACACAACTTTACAGCATAGAAAGTTAGATAGTAGTAGGATTAATAGCAACAGTAGTAGTAGGGAGACTGACTCTTTTATGAAACTAGGATCTAACCATTTTAATGATATAGACTCTGGTGTATTATGTAGAAAGCCAGGGAAAAGAAcggattaa
- the LOC114415227 gene encoding ubiquitin carboxyl-terminal hydrolase 17-like isoform X1 — protein MRVTGDLGFSSLVLVVVCVVVAVIGFVIRHKWQVSEARKEEIKRLFILAAEETARAEKEASYEYGTAVSAAPTNLCAVCYFPATARCAQCKSVRYCSFECQTVHWRQGHKLECRPPSTTHQSDGATSDLGSKVVEQGYSGIHVGKSESEGKECKIASERPPIFDICFSPKVSSGKDANIRVESLAEGNITDSNSELSSNSFSGFSASTGSSDSSDGSSVCESIISNEHDGSEGHTFVDPTLDIPDNTIDDSMGVTMSSSPKFATLVDSVDGFSTMRKLNHTGPGFSKEESKLASNGNSGSSMWKGKTIEPSTVFSGFWDKALDSRGIKDDTKNDTYPSCSDESTGKKTASESSFHFPFSTMPPLHVRDTKTNDSVSDDAFPNCIGNNMASSGSASSENDNMNSSKGRNFSFINSKVSNVRSYVTPSGSESDQLESKESSGPPLSSFSPQPSSVGKNSVCADALSFHNSQSTGSSNLVVANGGSTLKSTEIGCLTCELADSNLASVTEEHHSSTKQGNNDIESGTRAVTSSQVASCSANSKSGLKTSVLKVVDQFRGSNLSKHFPLVVGSDLAGRRNDKSFFPYELFVKLYNSNKVELCPFGLVNCGNSCYANAVLQCLAFTPPLTAYLLQGLHLKSCANKKWCFTCEFERLILKSKDTKSAVSPMGIISHLQNIGSQLGNGREEDAHEFLRHVIDTMQSVCLTEAGVNASGSLEEDTTLMGQTFGGYLRSKIKCMRCGGKSEHQERMMDLTVEIEGEITTLVEALRRFTSTETLDGENKYHCVRCKSYEKAKKKLTVSEAPNVLTVALKRFQSGKFGKLNKPIQFPEILNLAPFMSGTSDKSPIYRLYGVVVHLDVMNASFSGHYVCYVKNIQNKWSKVDDSVVTAVELDRVLTKGAYILFYARCSPRAPRLIRNRILSPDSKSKVSGKTLTTKARYISTNSGVSEHANSSISSDDSPALASFYSKFHHLKRILEEDSSSDNSSLISSNSDEGSCSTDSTRDSTNTDDFSEYLFGDSGNGWSSVWRNSDSDTSSSSSSSPLNWGHSPLSDVDRYDSVSPVAAGLRGIDVSRLSFNTTLQHRKLDSSRINSNSSSRETDSFMKLGSNHFNDIDSGVLCRKPGKRTD, from the exons ATGCGTGTCACCGGGGATCTAGGGTTTTCGAGCCTGGTCCTTGTGGTGGTTTGTGTTGTGGTGGCGGTGATCGGGTTCGTTATTCGGCATAAATGGCAGGTTTCGGAGGCCAGGAAGGAGGAGATCAAGAGGCTTTTCATTTTGGCCGCGGAGGAAACTGCCAGGGCCGAGAAAGAGGCGTCCTATGAGTACGGCACGGCGGTTTCTGCCGCTCCGACCAATCTATGCGCTGTGTGTTATTTTCCCGCCACCGCGCGCTGCGCTCAGTGCAAATCCGTTCGCTACTG TTCTTTTGAATGCCAAACTGTTCATTGGCGTCAAGGTCACAAGTTAGAATGCCGTCCTCCCAGCACAACTCACCAGAGTGATGGTGCAACGAGTGATCTTGGCAGCAAGGTAGTAGAGCAAGGCTATTCTGGAATCCATGTTGGGAAGTCTGAAAGTGAAGGCAAAGAATGTAAAATAGCCTCTGAAAGGCCCCCAATTTTTGATATCTGCTTTTCTCCAAAAGTTTCATCTGGAAAGGATGCAAATATTAGAGTTGAGTCTCTTGCAGAGGGAAATATAACAGATTCTAATTCTGAATTGTCCAGTAACTCATTTTCTGGATTCTCAGCTTCCACGGGTTCTAGTGATTCATCTGATGGTTCCTCTGTATGTGAGAGCATCATCTCAAATGAGCATGACGGATCAGAGGGACATACTTTTGTTGATCCCACCCTTGACATTCCTGATAACACTATTGATGATAGCATGGGTGTAACCATGTCTTCTTCACCAAAGTTTGCTACTTTGGTTGATTCAGTAGATGGTTTTTCTACAATGCGTAAATTAAATCATACTGGACCTGGTTTTAGTAAAGAAGAGAGTAAGCTTGCATCAAATGGTAATTCAGGTTCAAGTATGTGGAAGGGGAAAACAATTGAGCCTTCTACGGTGTTTTCGGGATTCTGGGATAAAGCTCTTGATTCAAGAGGGATTAAAGATGATACTAAGAATGACACTTACCCATCCTGTTCTGATGAATCCACAGGCAAAAAGACTGCTTCTGAATCTTCATTTCACTTTCCATTCAGTACCATGCCTCCTTTGCATGTACGAGATACCAAGACAAATGATTCTGTATCTGATGATGCTTTTCCAAACTGTATTGGGAACAATATGGCAAGTTCAGGATCAGCATCGTCTGAGAATGACAACATGAATTCTTCGAAGGGGAGGAATTTCTCGTTCATCAACAGCAAAGTTTCCAATGTTAGGAGTTATGTTACTCCAAGTGGTTCTGAGTCTGATCAATTGGAATCTAAAGAAAGCTCTGGGCCACCTTTATCATCTTTCTCCCCTCAGCCCTCCAGTGTTGGCAAAAATTCAGTTTGTGCGGATGCTTTGAGCTTCCATAACTCTCAATCAACTGGCTCATCCAATCTTGTTGTGGCCAACGGTGGGAGCACCTTGAAGTCCACTGAAATTGGTTGCCTGACTTGTGAACTTGCTGATTCTAATTTAGCTTCTGTAACTGAAGAACATCATTCCAGTACAAAACAAGGGAATAATGACATTGAATCTGGCACTCGAGCTGTCACTTCCTCTCAGGTTGCTAGCTGTTCTGCAAATTCTAAGAGTGGCTTGAAAACATctgttttgaaagttgttgatCAGTTTAGAGGATCAAATCTGTCAAAGCACTTTCCATTAGTTGTTGGGAGTGATCTTGCTGGAAGACGTAATGACAAG AGTTTTTTCCCTTATGAATTGTTTGTCAAGCTTTATAACTCGAACAAGGTGGAGTTATGCCCATTTGGTCTTGTAAATTGTGGAAACAG ttgTTACGCTAATGCTGTACTTCAGTGCTTAGCATTTACACCACCTCTGACTGCTTATTTGCTTCAAGGATTACATTTGAAATCAT GTGCAAATAAAAAATGGTGTTTCACCTGTGAATTTGAAAGATTGATATTGAAGTCAAAGGACACAAAATCTGCTGTGTCTCCTATGGGCATAATCTCCCATCTACAGAATATTGGGAGTCAGCTTGGTAATGGAAGAGAAGAAGATGCACATGAATTTCTtag GCATGTTATTGACACAATGCAATCTGTTTGCCTTACGGAAGCTGGAGTTAATGCATCGGGCTCATTAGAAGAGGACACTACTTTAATGGGTCAAACATTTGGAGGTTACCTTCGATCAAAG ataaaatgcatgagatGTGGAGGGAAGTCTGAGCATCAGGAAAGGATGATGGATCTGACTGTTGAGATAGAAGGCGAAATAACAACCCTGGTGGAGGCCCTTCGACGATTTACAAGCACTGAGACTTTGGATGGGGAAAACAAGTACCACtgtgtcag aTGTAAATCATATGAGAAGGCCAAGAAGAAGCTGACAGTTTCAGAGGCCCCGAATGTTCTTACAGTTGCATTAAAGAGATTTCAG TCTGGGAAATTTGGGAAGCTCAACAAGCCTATTCAATTTCCTGAAATACTTAACTTGGCACCTTTCATGAGTGGGACTAGTGATAAATCACCCATATACAGATTGTATGGGGTAGTTGTTCACTTAGATGTCATGAATGCTTCCTTTTCGGGTCACTATGTGTGCTATGTGAAGAATATCCAAAACAAGTGGTCCAAGGTTGATGACAGTGTG GTGACAGCTGTTGAATTGGATAGAGTCTTGACTAAAGGAGCATATATACTTTTCTATGCAAG GTGCTCGCCAAGGGCCCCAAGATTAATTAGGAACAGAATACTGTCCCCAGATTCAAAAAGTAAAGTCAGTGGAAAGACTCTTACAACAAAAGCAAGATATATATCTACAAATTCTGGTGTTTCTGAACATGCCAATAGTTCCATTTCTTCAGATGACTCACCTGCCTTAGCCTCTTTCTATTCAAAGTTTCACCACCTGAAAAGGATTTTGGAAGAAGACTCGTCAAGTGATAATTCATCCCTTATTAGCAGCAACTCTGATGAAGGTTCTTGTAGTACAGATAGCACCCGTGATTCAACCAACACAGATGACTTCTCCGAATATCTTTTTGGTGATTCAGGGAATGGTTGGAGTAGTGTGTGGAGGAATTCTGATTCTGACAcatcctcctcctcctcatctTCTCCCTTGAATTGGGGACATTCGCCCCTATCTGATGTGGACCGATATGATTCAGTTTCTCCCGTTGCAGCAGGCTTGCGAGGGATAGATGTTTCTCGTTTGTCTTTTAACACAACTTTACAGCATAGAAAGTTAGATAGTAGTAGGATTAATAGCAACAGTAGTAGTAGGGAGACTGACTCTTTTATGAAACTAGGATCTAACCATTTTAATGATATAGACTCTGGTGTATTATGTAGAAAGCCAGGGAAAAGAAcggattaa
- the LOC114414265 gene encoding mitochondrial uncoupling protein 4-like, whose amino-acid sequence MVLDSQTFIDHECMEVFKDFSNPPTRRRLHHPPTRPHQSPNATSTNPHSPPSLFHLSRSQPNAAASVLRPRLRRPPHRPVGEPRRNYNGVFDAIRRMSNQEVVGSLWRGSVLTVNRAMIVTASQLASYDQFKETILGRGLMEDGLGTHVAASFAAGFVASVASNPIDVIKTRVMNMNAEAYNGALDCALKTVRAEGPLALYKGFIPTISRQGPFTVVLFVTLEQVRKLLKDF is encoded by the exons ATGGTGCTCGATTCACAAACTTTCATCGATCACGAATGCATGGAGG TCTTCAAGGATTTTTCCAACCCACCCACTCGTCGCAGGCTGCACCACCCACCCACTCGACCTCATCAAAGTCCGAATGCAACTTCAACAAACCCACACTCTCCGCCCAGCCTTTTTCACCTTTCACGCTCCCAGCCCAATGCCGCCGCCTCCGTCCTCCGGCCCCGTCTCCGTCGGCCTCCGCATCGTCCAGTCGGAGAGCCTCGCCGCAACTACAACGGCGTGTTCGACGCGATACGGCGCATGAGTAACCAAGAGGTCGTTGGTAGCCTGTGGCGCGGTTCAGTGCTTACGGTGAACCGCGCGATGATCGTTACGGCTTCTCAGTTAGCCTCGTACGACCAGTTTAAGGAAACTATTCTGGGACGCGGTTTGATGGAGGACGGGCTGGGGACCCACGTGGCAGCGAGTTTTGCGGCGGGTTTTGTGGCGTCCGTTGCGTCGAACCCCATTGATGTTATAAAGACTAGGGTGATGAACATGAATGCTGAGGCTTACAATGGAGCCTTGGATTGTGCTCTCAAGACTGTTAGGGCTGAAGGACCTCTTGCCCTTTATAAAGGTTTCATCCCTACAATTTCAAGACAGGGTCCTTTCACCGTCGTCCTCTTTGTCACCCTTGAACAAGTCAGGAAGCTGCTTAaggatttttga